One window of the Osmerus mordax isolate fOsmMor3 chromosome 2, fOsmMor3.pri, whole genome shotgun sequence genome contains the following:
- the arl5a gene encoding ADP-ribosylation factor-like protein 5A, protein MGIIFTKLWRLFNHQEHKVIIVGLDNAGKTTILYQFSMNEVVHTSPTIGSNVEEIVVNNTHFLMWDIGGQESLRSSWNTYYTNTEFVIVVVDSTDRERISVTKEELYRMLAHEDLKKAGLLVFANKQDVKGCMSVAEISQSLQLTSVKDHQWHIQACCALTGEGLCQGLEWMMSRLRVR, encoded by the exons atGGGGATAATATTTACTAAGTTGTGGAGGCTGTTTAACCATCAAG AGCACAAAGTTATCATTGTGGGCCTGGACAATGCAGGGAAGACCACCATTCTCTACCAGTT TTCTATGAACGAGGTGGTGCACACATCCCCCACAATAGGCAGCAATGTGGAGGAGATAGTTGTCAACAACACTCACTTCCTCATGTGGGACATAGGTGGACAGGAGTCGCTTCGGTCCTCTTGGAACACCTactacaccaacacagag TTTGTTATAGTGGTGGTGGACAGCACAGACCGAGAGAGGATCTCCGTCACCAAAGAGGAGCTGTACAGAATGCTTGCTCATGAA GACCTGAAGAAGGCTGGCCTGCTGGTATTTGCCAATAAACAGGATGTGAAAGGCTGCATGTCTGTAGCAGAGATCTCCCAGAGTCTACAGCTCACCTCAGTCAAAGACCACCAGTGGCACATCCAGGCCTGCTGTGCCCTCACAGGGGAGGG CTTGTGCCAGGGCCTTGAGTGGATGATGTCACGACTTCGGGTGAGATGA